The following proteins are co-located in the Paenibacillus sp. FSL H8-0079 genome:
- a CDS encoding adenine deaminase C-terminal domain-containing protein, with translation MNKSSFERPLMADCVPDLVATARGDLPATLVIKGGTLVNVISGEILPEMSIAVQGARIAYVGKDVSHTIGEHTLIIEANGKYIAPGLLDGHCHIESTQMKVTEFARAVLPSGTTGGFFDPHEISNVLGLKGLRLMLDEARTTPMAAYMQVASCVPSTHPGLETTGAYIGPEEVAEALSWGPDMIGLGEVMNFPGVVYGDETMIGEIQATLRAGKVADGHFTWAADDWRLPAYAASGVTGDHECVTKEDVVERLRLGMYAKMRQGSAWHDVAETIKACTELGLDTRRMMLVTDDRSSESLLKEGHMDFVVRLAISQGVKPVTAFQMATINTAERFGVARDIGAVIPGNIADIILLDGRLADVRVGMTIAAGQVVAENGKMTAVWDSFTYPEEALNTVKLEANIQPEDLELAAPITEGTIGAKIIHVTENHVDTKEKHLPVTVQNGKVVVSTSGEVCKIAVLERHKQTGNRAVALVGGIGFTSPAAIAMTVAHDSHNLLIIGNDDALMSEAGNRVIRMQGGVAVVTATGVTEFPLRIAGLMSTESFEVVAAQSASVSEALQSAGCTLNNAFMTLSLLALVVIPELRLSDKGLVRISAEGIELVSLFDEVVDGTPVTPSGNE, from the coding sequence ATGAACAAATCATCTTTTGAACGGCCGCTTATGGCCGATTGTGTACCGGATCTGGTCGCTACAGCCCGGGGAGATCTACCAGCGACTTTGGTCATTAAGGGAGGTACGCTAGTGAACGTGATATCGGGTGAGATTTTGCCTGAGATGTCCATAGCTGTACAAGGAGCTCGTATCGCTTATGTCGGCAAAGATGTAAGCCACACTATCGGAGAACATACGCTGATTATTGAAGCGAACGGCAAGTATATCGCTCCTGGTTTGCTGGATGGACACTGCCATATCGAAAGTACACAAATGAAAGTAACCGAGTTTGCGAGAGCAGTATTGCCTTCAGGCACGACCGGAGGTTTCTTCGACCCACATGAGATCTCCAACGTGCTTGGTCTCAAAGGACTGAGATTGATGCTGGACGAAGCACGGACCACTCCGATGGCTGCGTATATGCAGGTGGCTTCCTGTGTGCCTTCCACTCATCCGGGACTAGAGACAACGGGTGCCTATATAGGGCCTGAAGAGGTGGCTGAGGCTCTTTCCTGGGGTCCGGACATGATTGGCCTTGGGGAAGTGATGAACTTCCCTGGGGTCGTCTACGGGGACGAGACGATGATCGGTGAGATACAGGCGACTCTGCGGGCAGGCAAAGTGGCAGACGGTCACTTTACCTGGGCAGCAGATGACTGGCGTCTGCCAGCTTACGCAGCGAGTGGCGTAACAGGGGATCATGAATGTGTGACCAAGGAAGATGTGGTCGAACGTCTGCGACTCGGGATGTACGCGAAGATGCGCCAAGGTTCGGCATGGCATGATGTGGCTGAGACGATCAAAGCCTGTACCGAGCTTGGATTGGATACACGCCGGATGATGCTGGTGACTGATGACCGAAGCTCTGAATCGCTGCTCAAAGAAGGACATATGGACTTTGTTGTTCGTCTGGCAATCTCCCAAGGCGTGAAGCCGGTCACGGCTTTCCAAATGGCTACCATTAACACGGCTGAGCGCTTCGGGGTTGCGCGCGACATTGGTGCGGTTATTCCGGGCAATATAGCCGATATTATTCTGCTGGACGGTCGTCTGGCGGATGTACGTGTGGGGATGACGATTGCTGCCGGGCAAGTTGTGGCCGAGAATGGGAAAATGACGGCGGTCTGGGATAGCTTCACGTATCCTGAGGAAGCACTGAACACGGTGAAGTTGGAAGCTAATATTCAGCCAGAGGATCTGGAGCTGGCTGCACCCATCACAGAGGGTACGATTGGTGCCAAAATCATTCATGTGACAGAGAACCATGTGGATACGAAGGAGAAACACCTGCCTGTTACAGTGCAGAACGGCAAGGTTGTGGTTTCAACTTCAGGGGAAGTATGCAAAATCGCGGTATTGGAGCGTCACAAACAAACCGGCAATCGCGCGGTTGCGCTGGTTGGAGGCATTGGCTTCACATCGCCTGCAGCGATTGCGATGACGGTTGCTCATGACAGTCACAACCTGTTAATTATCGGTAATGATGATGCCCTGATGTCCGAAGCCGGTAATCGTGTCATTCGCATGCAAGGTGGGGTAGCCGTGGTAACAGCTACAGGTGTAACTGAATTCCCGCTGCGGATCGCAGGTTTGATGTCAACCGAGTCTTTCGAAGTGGTTGCAGCCCAATCGGCATCAGTCAGTGAAGCTTTACAATCCGCAGGCTGTACGTTGAATAATGCATTTATGACACTTTCCTTGTTGGCGCTGGTTGTAATTCCAGAATTGCGTTTGTCTGACAAGGGGCTCGTGCGGATTTCTGCAGAAGGCATTGAACTGGTGTCCCTTTTCGATGAAGTGGTGGACGGTACACCGGTAACTCCATCGGGTAATGAATGA
- a CDS encoding AraC family transcriptional regulator, with the protein MERERLREDRIHGNAMYPVSVYPDIQQLNGDSILDCHWHDEMEFTMVTKGCAVFQIDMNTVEVQAGEAIFINRGEIHAGYLKGNVPCVFSSIVFNPELLGSRTFDAVQEKFIGPLIRKTVIPPFHIKADEDWGQEILDHLQRIFADHAARTETCEMSTKAYLYLVFARMFEHMRPAPLKGTVATGSHDKVERLKSVLGYIHKRYPEPLKLKELADEANMSEGHFCRFFKQMVQKTPVDYINYYRVQQACVQLENTDHKIVDIAMDVGFEHLSYFITTFKKHKATTPSQYRKMFYENVAMESALVQV; encoded by the coding sequence ATGGAACGTGAACGATTACGGGAAGACCGAATTCACGGCAATGCCATGTATCCAGTCAGTGTGTACCCGGATATCCAGCAACTCAATGGAGATAGCATTCTCGATTGCCATTGGCATGATGAGATGGAGTTCACTATGGTTACCAAAGGTTGTGCCGTCTTTCAGATTGATATGAACACCGTTGAGGTTCAAGCTGGAGAAGCCATTTTCATCAATCGAGGTGAGATTCATGCGGGTTATCTAAAGGGCAATGTTCCCTGTGTATTCTCTTCTATTGTGTTTAATCCCGAGCTGCTCGGCAGCCGCACTTTCGATGCGGTACAGGAGAAATTCATCGGTCCACTGATTCGCAAAACCGTGATTCCCCCTTTTCATATCAAAGCAGATGAGGATTGGGGACAAGAAATTCTGGATCACCTGCAACGCATATTCGCGGACCATGCTGCCAGAACAGAAACGTGTGAAATGTCAACGAAAGCGTATCTATATCTCGTATTTGCCCGAATGTTCGAACATATGAGACCTGCCCCGCTCAAAGGCACTGTGGCTACAGGGAGTCATGACAAGGTAGAGCGGCTAAAATCCGTGCTCGGCTATATCCACAAGCGTTATCCCGAACCATTAAAGCTGAAAGAACTGGCCGATGAGGCCAATATGAGCGAAGGACATTTCTGCCGTTTCTTCAAACAGATGGTGCAGAAAACCCCTGTAGATTACATTAACTATTACCGCGTGCAACAGGCCTGTGTTCAGCTTGAGAATACGGATCACAAAATTGTCGATATCGCCATGGATGTGGGTTTTGAGCATCTAAGCTACTTCATCACTACGTTTAAAAAACATAAAGCCACTACGCCTTCACAGTATCGCAAAATGTTCTATGAGAACGTAGCCATGGAGTCTGCCCTGGTTCAGGTATAG
- the yicI gene encoding alpha-xylosidase, producing the protein MKFTDGFWMTREGYQIQNPTDIRDIVQKDNSLTVYAATKYIRSKGDTLNGTLLKATYSSPMPNVIRVTLNHHKGGVKKGPVFELNTQDANVDISKNEQGAVLKSGNLEVQIDKTNGWDVSFLYEGKRITGSGQRAAGYITGPSKEAYFREQLDLGIGEYVYGLGERFTPFVKNGQIVDTWNEDGGTSSEQSYKNIPFYLSNKGYGVFVNHPERVSYEIASENVSKVQFSVEGETLEYFIIGGDNPKDVLDNYTKLTGKPALPPAWTFGLWLTTSFTTDYDEATVNHFVDGMAERDLPLSVFHFDCFWMKEYQWSDFVWDEAMFPDPEGMLARLKEKGLKICAWINPYIAEKSYLFDEGMENGYLVKTADGSVWQWDMWQAGMALVDFTNPDAVNWYKSKLEVLLDQGVDSFKTDFGERIPTDVVYFDGSDPVKMHNYYTQLYNKAVFELLEEKIGKNEAALFARSATAGGQQFPVHWGGDCSSTYESMAESLRGGLSLGLSGFGFWSHDISGFESTASPDVYKRWVQFGLLSSHSRLHGSTSYRVPWLFDEESVDVVRDFTKLKISLMPYLYNSAVESTVKGIPMMRAMLLDFPEDPTTYSLDTQYMFGDSILVAPIFNKEGDVRYYLPEGTWTNYLTGAKVQGGRWISENHDFKTLPMMVKPNSLIAVGAVDSKPDYDFADDVSLHLFELADGQTAQAVVVNQAAEQELTVNVTRNGSVLEVRAEGAGKPWNLVLRGIESVSSVEGGSQVSGANGVVVTAATGATSLTIQL; encoded by the coding sequence ATGAAATTTACTGATGGATTCTGGATGACTCGTGAAGGGTACCAAATTCAAAACCCGACTGACATTCGTGATATTGTGCAAAAAGATAATTCTTTGACCGTATATGCGGCAACTAAATATATTCGCAGCAAAGGCGACACGTTGAACGGTACATTGCTTAAAGCAACATACAGCTCACCTATGCCTAACGTTATTCGTGTAACCTTGAATCATCATAAAGGCGGAGTGAAAAAAGGGCCTGTATTTGAGCTTAACACGCAAGATGCAAACGTTGACATCTCGAAAAATGAACAAGGTGCAGTTTTGAAAAGCGGCAACCTGGAAGTTCAAATCGACAAAACAAACGGTTGGGACGTCAGCTTCCTGTATGAAGGAAAACGCATTACAGGTAGCGGTCAAAGAGCAGCTGGTTATATTACAGGTCCGAGCAAGGAAGCGTACTTCCGCGAGCAGCTTGATCTCGGTATTGGTGAATATGTTTACGGACTCGGTGAGCGCTTCACGCCGTTTGTTAAGAATGGCCAAATCGTCGATACCTGGAATGAGGACGGCGGTACAAGCAGTGAGCAGTCCTATAAGAACATTCCGTTCTACTTGTCCAATAAAGGATATGGTGTATTTGTAAACCATCCTGAACGCGTATCCTATGAGATTGCATCCGAGAATGTATCCAAAGTGCAGTTCAGCGTAGAAGGAGAGACTCTGGAGTACTTCATTATCGGTGGTGACAATCCGAAGGATGTACTTGATAATTATACGAAATTAACAGGTAAACCAGCGCTTCCACCGGCATGGACATTTGGTCTTTGGCTGACAACATCATTCACAACCGATTATGATGAAGCAACGGTTAACCATTTCGTAGATGGCATGGCTGAACGTGATCTTCCGCTGTCTGTATTCCATTTTGACTGCTTCTGGATGAAGGAATATCAATGGTCTGATTTCGTATGGGATGAAGCGATGTTCCCGGATCCGGAAGGCATGCTTGCACGTCTGAAAGAGAAGGGTCTTAAAATCTGTGCCTGGATCAATCCATATATTGCAGAAAAATCCTACTTGTTCGATGAAGGTATGGAGAACGGTTATCTGGTGAAAACAGCGGATGGCAGCGTATGGCAATGGGATATGTGGCAAGCAGGTATGGCTCTGGTTGACTTCACGAATCCGGATGCTGTGAACTGGTATAAGAGCAAGCTGGAAGTCCTGCTTGATCAAGGTGTAGATTCATTCAAGACAGACTTCGGCGAAAGAATTCCGACAGATGTCGTGTACTTCGATGGCTCTGATCCGGTTAAAATGCACAACTATTATACACAGCTCTATAACAAAGCTGTATTTGAATTGCTTGAAGAGAAGATTGGCAAAAACGAAGCTGCCCTGTTTGCACGTTCTGCAACAGCAGGTGGTCAACAGTTCCCGGTTCACTGGGGCGGAGACTGCTCTTCAACATATGAATCCATGGCTGAATCCCTTCGGGGCGGCTTGTCGCTTGGACTTTCCGGTTTCGGATTCTGGAGCCATGATATCAGTGGTTTTGAAAGCACAGCGAGCCCTGATGTCTACAAACGTTGGGTACAATTTGGACTGTTATCTTCTCACAGCCGCCTGCACGGAAGTACTTCGTATCGTGTGCCTTGGCTGTTTGACGAGGAATCCGTGGACGTTGTCCGTGACTTTACCAAACTCAAAATCAGCCTGATGCCGTACCTGTACAATTCTGCGGTAGAGTCAACGGTAAAAGGTATTCCGATGATGCGCGCTATGCTGCTGGACTTCCCAGAGGACCCAACAACATACAGCCTGGATACGCAATACATGTTCGGTGATTCGATCCTGGTAGCTCCAATTTTCAACAAGGAAGGCGATGTGCGCTACTACCTGCCTGAAGGAACTTGGACGAACTATCTGACAGGAGCGAAAGTACAAGGTGGACGCTGGATCAGTGAAAACCATGACTTCAAAACACTGCCAATGATGGTTAAGCCAAACAGCCTGATCGCTGTCGGTGCTGTAGATAGCAAACCGGATTATGACTTTGCGGATGATGTCTCCTTGCACTTGTTCGAACTGGCTGATGGTCAAACGGCTCAAGCTGTGGTTGTGAACCAAGCTGCAGAACAGGAACTCACAGTTAACGTTACACGTAATGGTTCAGTGCTTGAAGTTCGTGCTGAAGGCGCAGGCAAACCATGGAACTTGGTGCTTCGCGGCATTGAGAGTGTATCCAGTGTTGAAGGTGGTTCCCAAGTGTCTGGTGCAAATGGGGTTGTCGTTACGGCAGCAACAGGTGCAACCTCGCTCACAATTCAACTGTAA
- a CDS encoding aminoglycoside phosphotransferase family protein: MSTMNSGLHCTISSEMLHHLVDNNFGTATIVKNFALLQGGLFNTTYRIQLENASYTDVILRLAPQRGEMVAGSASDPLFSFERTMMAAEPVVYEYYRNAGIPAPNIIACDDSGSIIPRTYMFMEFIPSKQLDHSSISETDKERLYHQLGAYTAIMHQIEGASFGWPQGDGSIKGSDQWSEVLHSFAEETALKAAQAEYMPGVGEEITAIFMKNKDLFDQVTRPVLVHNDLWEANVLVHEENGELNIAAIIDGDRSMFADREFEAILSTESVAFHEGYNCALDPSAEGQARRLAYRILSSYFNAYVHEYQVNQPEDGQKYRQRTLDLLEQWKQLGHN, encoded by the coding sequence ATGAGTACAATGAATTCGGGTTTGCACTGCACCATATCGTCAGAGATGCTGCACCACTTGGTGGATAATAATTTTGGAACCGCTACCATTGTGAAGAACTTTGCACTTCTGCAAGGTGGACTTTTTAATACAACTTATCGGATTCAGCTTGAAAATGCATCATATACGGATGTGATTTTGCGTTTGGCACCACAGCGGGGAGAGATGGTGGCCGGTTCTGCGAGTGATCCCCTTTTTTCTTTTGAACGCACCATGATGGCGGCTGAACCGGTCGTGTATGAATATTACCGTAACGCAGGCATTCCTGCTCCAAACATTATAGCCTGTGATGACAGCGGATCAATCATTCCGAGAACGTACATGTTTATGGAGTTTATCCCTAGTAAGCAGCTGGATCATTCATCAATTTCTGAGACAGACAAGGAGCGATTGTACCATCAGCTTGGCGCCTATACCGCCATCATGCATCAGATCGAGGGTGCATCGTTTGGGTGGCCGCAGGGGGACGGTTCAATTAAAGGCTCGGATCAATGGTCCGAGGTGCTGCACTCTTTTGCAGAAGAAACGGCACTTAAAGCAGCACAAGCCGAGTATATGCCAGGTGTGGGGGAGGAAATCACAGCTATCTTTATGAAAAATAAAGACTTATTCGATCAGGTGACCCGTCCGGTACTCGTTCATAATGACCTGTGGGAAGCCAACGTGCTTGTTCATGAGGAAAACGGTGAGCTAAACATTGCGGCCATCATCGACGGAGATCGTTCCATGTTTGCCGACAGGGAGTTTGAAGCCATATTGTCAACGGAATCGGTTGCTTTTCATGAGGGATATAATTGTGCACTCGATCCATCTGCTGAAGGACAGGCACGCAGGCTTGCCTATCGAATACTGTCATCGTATTTCAATGCTTACGTTCATGAATATCAGGTCAATCAACCTGAAGATGGTCAGAAGTATCGCCAGCGCACGCTGGATTTACTGGAGCAATGGAAGCAACTTGGACACAACTAA
- a CDS encoding glycoside hydrolase family 3 C-terminal domain-containing protein — MKEYYQYPMWDASLSLEARLDDLITRLTTEEKIRLIPTREAAVPRLGIPAYNVGGEAAHGVAWKGEATVFPQPLGLSSTWNTRLMREIGSVIGDEARAYHHRDPEVHGLTLWAPTVDLERDPRWGRTEEGYGEDPVLTGEMSAALVKGMQGNDPFYLKMVATLKHFFANNNEKDRLNCSSSIDPRNLREYYLKAFETPFVEGGALSMMTAYNSINGTPAIESPYVNDVVKGEWSMPGFIVCDGGDLSQTVDYHGYHTSHAESAAGALKAGVDCLTDEVDLVVSALEEALGWNLLEVADLDRAIRNIFGVRMRLGQLDQSGLNPYASIPESVLCAPEHAKLSYRAAAESIVLLKNDGLLPLQPEAFQKISVIGPLADVVYTDWYSGTLPYRVSVLDGLRNQLPEADVAYVDGNDRIGLKTVDGQVITLGAEGTLVAVQENSTPAAEFVHQDWGWGSHTLRSVNNNRYVSLTEQGIYQANAPEIGGWFVKEVVQFDPQTDGSNTLRTWNGIPVGLSQYQGHSALSPVPPQTEQATGTTPDDNGDSGRTSQSPSNTPKSAAFEIDIVTRGIEQAVEAARNSQVSVVVVGNSPYINGKEEIDRPSLLLPPNQVELVKAVCEANPNTVVVIMGSYPFVLQELKGIARAIVYMTHAGQELGNALADVLLGHYAPAGRLNMTWYEDESQLPDMMDYDIIQNGMTYMYHEGPVQYAFGHGLTYSEFEYEAIRVSRDTTAETTTTDQLKIEVEVYNKGERDSDEVVQIYGSSHTSRVKRAQKQLLAFRRVHVKAGSRITVRFEVPVQKLALWDVTRDRYCLETATWAILAGRSSADIRQSADIEIEGETIPDRPLHLLTFAENYDACADVLLDECLEGRSAVRAITREEPLYRDGQSSWISFNHNAVQELHGFEARVAAFGEAGILEIRSGGPEGDLIGMCEVSGPGGSVNGKDIKWTTIQCSIEAPHKVNELYIIFKGGAALRHFRLL, encoded by the coding sequence ATGAAGGAGTACTATCAATATCCGATGTGGGATGCGTCACTTTCACTTGAGGCACGGTTGGATGACCTGATTACACGATTGACAACGGAGGAGAAAATTCGACTAATCCCTACTCGCGAAGCAGCTGTGCCAAGACTGGGCATTCCAGCCTACAACGTTGGGGGTGAGGCCGCACACGGGGTGGCGTGGAAAGGGGAGGCAACGGTATTTCCGCAACCTCTCGGTCTATCGAGTACCTGGAATACGCGGCTCATGCGGGAGATTGGTTCTGTCATTGGCGATGAAGCGAGGGCATACCATCACCGTGATCCTGAAGTTCACGGGTTAACATTATGGGCACCTACAGTTGACTTGGAACGTGATCCACGCTGGGGTAGAACGGAGGAGGGATACGGGGAAGATCCGGTCCTCACGGGAGAGATGTCGGCAGCACTCGTCAAAGGCATGCAAGGAAATGATCCTTTTTATCTGAAAATGGTCGCTACATTGAAACACTTTTTTGCCAATAATAATGAGAAAGATCGGCTGAATTGTTCATCCAGTATCGATCCGCGCAATCTGCGTGAATATTATTTAAAAGCATTTGAGACGCCGTTTGTGGAAGGCGGAGCCTTGTCCATGATGACAGCTTACAATTCTATTAATGGTACACCTGCCATTGAAAGTCCATACGTGAATGATGTGGTTAAGGGTGAGTGGTCGATGCCTGGGTTTATTGTATGTGATGGTGGGGATCTGTCTCAAACGGTGGACTATCACGGGTACCATACCAGCCATGCCGAATCAGCAGCAGGTGCGTTGAAGGCAGGGGTGGACTGTCTCACAGATGAAGTTGATCTGGTCGTATCTGCTCTGGAGGAGGCTCTTGGTTGGAACCTGTTGGAGGTAGCTGATCTGGATCGAGCGATCCGCAACATCTTCGGTGTTCGAATGCGACTTGGACAACTGGATCAGTCGGGACTTAACCCGTATGCGTCTATACCCGAGTCGGTATTATGTGCACCAGAGCATGCCAAACTCAGTTATCGTGCTGCTGCTGAATCGATTGTTTTGCTCAAAAATGACGGCTTGCTTCCCTTGCAACCAGAAGCATTCCAGAAGATCAGTGTCATTGGACCACTTGCGGATGTCGTCTATACCGATTGGTATAGCGGGACACTACCCTATCGTGTATCCGTCCTCGATGGATTGCGTAATCAGCTACCTGAAGCAGATGTGGCCTATGTCGATGGGAATGATCGTATTGGTCTGAAGACAGTAGACGGACAGGTTATTACCCTTGGTGCGGAAGGTACACTCGTGGCTGTACAGGAGAACAGTACACCTGCAGCCGAGTTCGTGCATCAAGATTGGGGCTGGGGGAGTCATACGCTGAGAAGTGTGAACAATAATCGATATGTAAGTTTAACCGAGCAAGGCATCTATCAGGCGAACGCACCAGAGATCGGTGGTTGGTTCGTGAAGGAAGTTGTACAATTCGATCCTCAAACGGACGGAAGCAACACATTGCGGACGTGGAATGGTATTCCCGTTGGACTGAGCCAATATCAGGGACATTCTGCTTTATCACCAGTACCGCCGCAGACAGAACAAGCGACCGGTACAACTCCGGATGATAACGGTGACTCTGGACGCACAAGTCAATCACCAAGCAACACACCCAAATCTGCAGCCTTCGAGATCGACATCGTGACACGCGGAATAGAACAAGCCGTAGAAGCGGCACGAAATAGTCAGGTATCTGTCGTTGTTGTCGGTAATAGCCCATACATCAACGGCAAAGAGGAAATTGACCGACCAAGTCTGTTGCTTCCGCCGAATCAGGTCGAGCTTGTTAAAGCTGTGTGCGAGGCTAATCCTAATACGGTGGTTGTCATTATGGGTAGTTATCCATTTGTCTTGCAGGAGTTGAAAGGTATTGCCCGGGCAATCGTATATATGACACATGCAGGTCAAGAATTGGGGAACGCGCTTGCAGATGTGTTGTTAGGTCACTATGCCCCGGCAGGCAGATTGAACATGACATGGTATGAAGATGAATCCCAGCTCCCTGACATGATGGACTATGACATTATTCAGAATGGCATGACCTATATGTATCATGAAGGGCCGGTTCAATATGCATTTGGACATGGTCTGACCTATTCGGAATTCGAATACGAGGCGATTCGTGTAAGTCGTGACACTACGGCGGAAACCACCACCACAGATCAATTGAAGATTGAAGTAGAGGTATACAATAAGGGTGAACGTGACAGTGATGAAGTCGTTCAGATCTATGGATCTTCACATACCTCGCGTGTGAAACGCGCTCAGAAGCAATTGCTTGCTTTCCGTCGTGTTCATGTCAAAGCAGGGTCGCGTATTACGGTACGTTTCGAGGTTCCTGTTCAGAAGCTGGCGCTATGGGATGTTACCCGAGATCGATACTGCCTGGAGACAGCGACCTGGGCCATCCTTGCAGGGCGTTCTTCCGCAGATATACGCCAGTCGGCTGATATTGAGATTGAAGGTGAGACGATTCCTGATCGTCCGCTGCACTTGCTTACCTTTGCCGAGAATTATGATGCTTGTGCAGATGTTCTGTTGGATGAATGTCTGGAAGGACGTTCGGCAGTTCGGGCAATCACTCGGGAAGAACCCTTATATCGAGATGGTCAGTCATCTTGGATCTCTTTCAACCATAATGCTGTTCAGGAACTGCACGGATTTGAAGCCAGAGTTGCAGCCTTTGGGGAAGCGGGGATACTGGAGATTCGTTCTGGAGGACCGGAGGGCGATCTGATTGGTATGTGTGAAGTTTCCGGACCTGGAGGCAGTGTGAATGGGAAAGATATCAAGTGGACAACAATTCAGTGTTCGATTGAGGCTCCACATAAGGTGAATGAACTGTATATTATTTTCAAAGGTGGAGCAGCGTTACGGCACTTTAGGTTGTTGTAG
- a CDS encoding MFS transporter: MNDKKWDLVALASIPLIMTLGNSMLIPILPQIERELKVSAFKVSMLITVYAVVAILLIPLAGYLSDRFGRKAVIIPSLVIAAVGGAVAGVAAWMLNGNIAYWTILGGRFLQGIGAAGAFPIVIPLVGDMFKDENEVSKSLGIIETSNTFGKVISPILGAALAVWLWYAPFMAIPVLCVLSLILVIFLVKTPKKKEKPPTFTEFVASIRDVLKEKGRWLYALFAIGGICMFVIFGVLYYLSETLESEFALKGVLKGLVLAIPLAALCLSSFLAGKWIGKNKTRMKWLGFTGLALLTVSLGVIGLFDNIYVVVGLFTLGSAGIGATLPCLDALITEGVDKKQRGTITALFSSMRFIGVSLGPPVVSLLIGSHHFLLFGVLAASGAVGGLLTLFAVKPDHGDQPTSGSEPKQDETPMDVIETSRGYAPIGRKKSPF; the protein is encoded by the coding sequence ATGAACGATAAAAAGTGGGACCTTGTCGCACTTGCTTCCATCCCTTTAATTATGACCTTGGGTAACTCCATGCTAATACCGATCCTGCCACAGATTGAACGTGAATTGAAGGTATCTGCATTTAAGGTCAGCATGCTCATTACAGTCTACGCCGTCGTTGCCATCCTTCTTATTCCTCTCGCAGGTTATTTGTCGGATCGTTTCGGCAGAAAAGCAGTGATCATTCCCAGTCTTGTCATTGCAGCCGTCGGAGGTGCTGTGGCTGGTGTGGCAGCATGGATGCTGAACGGAAACATAGCCTACTGGACCATTCTGGGTGGCAGGTTCTTGCAGGGAATAGGCGCAGCCGGCGCATTTCCTATTGTCATTCCATTGGTTGGAGATATGTTCAAAGATGAGAACGAGGTAAGTAAAAGCCTGGGAATCATCGAGACCTCGAATACGTTTGGTAAAGTCATAAGTCCGATTCTGGGTGCAGCGCTGGCGGTCTGGTTGTGGTATGCGCCATTTATGGCTATCCCTGTACTTTGTGTGCTTTCGTTGATCCTGGTTATTTTCTTGGTCAAAACACCCAAGAAAAAAGAAAAACCGCCTACCTTTACGGAATTCGTGGCTTCCATTCGTGACGTACTGAAAGAAAAGGGACGCTGGTTGTATGCGCTGTTTGCAATCGGCGGTATTTGCATGTTTGTCATTTTTGGCGTGCTTTATTACCTATCCGAGACGCTCGAAAGCGAATTTGCCTTGAAAGGTGTTCTTAAAGGGCTTGTTCTTGCTATTCCGCTGGCAGCGCTATGTCTGTCTTCATTTCTGGCAGGGAAGTGGATTGGCAAGAACAAAACGCGAATGAAATGGCTTGGCTTCACAGGGCTTGCGCTTCTGACGGTATCCCTTGGCGTTATAGGTTTATTCGATAATATCTATGTTGTAGTAGGTCTTTTCACATTGGGAAGTGCCGGAATAGGTGCAACGTTGCCGTGTCTGGACGCCTTGATTACAGAGGGAGTGGACAAGAAACAGCGGGGCACGATCACAGCTCTATTCAGCAGTATGCGCTTCATTGGCGTATCTCTCGGTCCACCTGTGGTGTCTTTGCTAATTGGATCTCATCATTTTCTGCTTTTTGGTGTGCTCGCCGCTTCTGGTGCAGTGGGCGGATTACTCACTTTGTTCGCAGTCAAGCCAGATCACGGCGACCAACCTACTTCAGGAAGCGAGCCAAAACAGGATGAAACACCTATGGATGTGATCGAGACGAGTAGAGGGTATGCTCCAATAGGTCGCAAAAAAAGTCCATTCTAG